ACATTAGTCATCTAGACGCTAGTATCTAAAGCCAAGCGAATGTAACCAACAATCAGTGGGCGACAATAagtgaggaaaaaaatgaaatggaaaatatttaggGGGTAACATCGAGAAGTCTTGTTCTTTTGTCCCATGATGTTGAATCTTCTCCTATGTAATAcggtatataatttatatacatgtatatatgcatatatatatatacaaacatatatatatacacagatattttttaattcatattatgttttcatttaatataaaataataataataatattttatttcatatgtacataggtatCTGAAAAATTGATTGAGCAATGCGCAGTAGATAGTTCTCCTGGTTGTTAACTTTTTTCCAAGGTAGACCATATCTATGGCCCTTTGTGAAAAGTGATCAGCACAATACCCAACGTATAATACTTATCAGTCATCTTCTCTTGTTCTGGGCGTATACTGCatcttataagaaaaaaaaatgtaagttcTTATTAGttcttaaaaatgttaaaacgtTCAAGATAAAGTTACATTTCTCAATTTCGATAGCttcttattcaattatttttattctgtaAAGATGGGTAAAACGGCAATAATGGTTTTACAAGAGTTAGGAATGAAAGAGGGCTTCTTACCAGTTTACACATTGCTTCGTGCAGAAACTGGTAagcacataaatatatttacttatgaagtaaaatataaagatttctCAGTAACTGGACAAgctttgaataaaaaagacgcGAAGCAGAAAGCAGCTCAGAATATGTTAACATTATTGGAAGACCCAAATGATATTTCCAAGACCAAACCACTATCATCATCAAACGACATTTATCCTGATACTTCCCCTTCTACATCAAGACAAGCTTTGCTAGATTCAACATTAATGCATGAAGACCTTAAAAATTATGTTGGATCTCTGCAAGTATGactcatttaaattattatttttttctctatttaattttgtgaatatgtatacatatatatatataaaaatacatatataatagaatatatatactttcatcgTCATTCTCTTTACagtttactatatattttttgtaaatactttttgtcTATAACATGATAATAAGAAAGTTTTCTGGTTTTTTAGAAATACtgtgtagaaaataaattaacgcaGGCAGAGTATCAAATTACTGACATAACTGGCCTAGCACACGAACAATTGTTTACTATGTCCTGTACAGTAGGGTCAGTAACTGAAGAAGCAACAGGAACTACAAAAAAGCAAGTCAAACAAAGAGtatcaaaaaagatattagaacGTCTCACAAATACTAATAATCCGTCAATTGCAAACAAAGATGAATTTGGATCTTATAATCCTTTTGAAGACTGTGACGAGTTGTCTGACATAGACAATGATGTTTTTGACGAGTTAAgtttaaaagtagaaaattgtAAACTAAACGAAACCGAAGCTCaagcaaataagaaaaaaaaatttccagaTGCAAACGTCAAGAGTTACCGAGGACAAATACTTCGAAATGAAGTTATTGATTTCCAAAATTATCATTCGTTCTTCAAACAGTATGTTTACCATACTGTTTGTAATCGTAGCGAGGAAAAATTcatggaaatatttaatactgtcAAGAGCTTTAAGACAAATTTTACAGATATAGAGAAATGTGACATCGTAACTTTAACTTCTCTGGAACAGGAGATTTTAACTTATATTgaagagaaaatcaaattatccatagaaaaaaagattataggTTCCAAAGATCCATCGCTACAGTTAACTGTTTTTAGAATAAATGCTCCTTTACCTATAACTCAAATTGGAGCGCATAACAATTCGTTGGTTGCAGGAGCAATAGCTCTAGCTAATATTCTTGACACTATTATAACATTCTTggagtaaatataaatgtctcATTTCTTACAGTTGTTCTTACAATTCTACGTTGTGACATTTACTTTTTGatactataatttatatatgtcgaTATCACAATTTATACAATCGTAATTGTGTTCGTAATTGTGATAACAATCGTGACAATAatcgtgatcgtgatcgtagtcgtattcgtagtcgtagtcgtagtcgtaatcgGACTCTTAATgttaatcttaatcttaatcttaatcttaatcttaatcttaatcttaatcttaatcggAATCAGAATCGTCGACGTGATCGTGATTGTAGTTGTAGTTGTAGTTGTAGTCGTAATAGTGCTCGTGCTTTTAATCGTGATGTGATCgaagtcgtagtcgtagtcgtaatcATGATAGATGTAACCGTTGTTGTAATTGCAACGTAATCGTAATAGTAATCATctgtaattacttttatttaagttacttttatttagttattattttaattgagttaccctaaaaaagattttatacctTGAGGCTTTACATaatctatgaaattataatcgtataagtatattttataaacttttaaaatccattaaagtgaatttaagacttgaaatatttattataaaagaaaataaaaaataaatgatcaatataaaatgttagacTGTAagcgtacaaatatattttatgtctcgatatttgatataaaatgtaaaattttaatcgtataaatatattttattaccttgACTTTGTTATATGTAAACTAAGAAactgtaaatgtataaatatagtacaAAATCTTGACGTTTTACAAGAACCGAAATTGTAACAACAAAAGGCAAATAAAAATGGCTGTAAAAGTACTTGTCATCGTATTACGTGTATAAAGACAATTCCCTATGCGAAACATGTTATTTTTGGTTTGATAAGTTATTATCCGGGAATATATGAATTAACTCGTATTTCAGTCAAtgcttttcttctaatttctgcATTATtctgcattattatttatttatttgttaaaaaattatttattatattaagttATGAATGAAAGTTTGAAGATATACGTCTTAATCGCTGCTAATTTATTGtgatttgatttaaaatatacagGCTGGTACGCTATTCATGAAAATCGTTCAAACGCGATAATTTCCGCTTTATTTATGATCTATAAATAAGTGTTAAAGGAATTGTGAAATAATGCTGTTCAGTATAAGACAACTACACTTGAGAGTgatttgtaatagaaaaattttggatACATTTATTGctaaattcatttcatttgtTAACTTGGATAAATTATCCATACGCTATattgttttcataatttatatttaaacaataaaattctcaatttctaagcataatataaaaaatatttaatatggatttgaatttttttctttggggaaaaaaaaagaggaatcgtcgaaaaaaaaggaagcattGTTCCCAGTTCGATTTATCAAAGTGACCTCTcatctttgtataatttttttttatttttgataacatataatataaaatattacaaaattaactaatgtacgatgaaaatatattcgattattgTTGTCTACCCGTAATATTCCACATGATATTGTACTTCTTATGGTTgtgtttatacaataattgacataaataaaaataatctataccgtacaatgaaaatttatgactgcgtacatatttatatactctcCTCTGTTCAaccgatcgaattttaaaaataatttagcatgtaattatataacgtattacaagcagaaatattatcaattcgaATAAACAAAGCTTTTGTGTATATagtatttcaagaaaattaacCTTAATATACCCATAATTCCACGTATATTCTAAGTTCAATAGTAATTGTATTTCCACCATCTTGCTGAACTTCTCCTTCCATGTATGCCCATGAAACGGCCTTATTGCGTCAGCACATTACTCATATAGACGCTAGTATCTCAAGACAAACGAATATAACCAACAATCAGTGGACGACAATAAGAgaggaaataaaggaaatggaaaatatttactgAGTAACATAGAGAAGTCTTGTTCTTTTGTTCCATGATGTTGAATCTTGTCCTATGTAATAcggtatataatttatatacatgtatatatgcatatatatatacaaacaaatatatatacacatattttttaattaatattatgttttcatgtcatataaaataataataataatattctatttcatatgtacataggtatCTGAAAAATTGATTGAGCAATGCGCAGTAGATAGTTCTCCTGGTTGTTAACTTTTTTCCCAGGTAGACCATATCTATGGCCCTTTGTGAAAAGTGATCAGCACAATACCCAGCGTATAATACTTATCAGTCATCTTCTCTTGTTCTGGGCGTATACTGCatcttataagaaaaaaaaatgtaagttcTTATTAGttcttaaaaatgttaaaacgtTCAAGATAAAGTTACATTTCTCAATTTCGATATCAtctcattcaattatttttattcagtaaAATGGGTAAAACAGcaataatgattttacaagAGTTAGGAATGAAAGAGGGCTTCTTACCAGTTTACACATTGCTTTCTTCACAAACTGGTAAgcaaataaatgtatttacttTTAAAGTACAATATAAAGAGTTCTCAGCAACTGGACAAgctttgaataaaaaagacgcGAAGCAGAAAGCAGCTCAGAATATGTTAACATTATTGGAAGACCCAAATGATATTTCCAAGACCAAACCACTATCATCATCAAACGACATTTATCCTGATACTTCCCCTTCTACATCAAGACAAGCTTTGCTAGATTCAACATTAATGCATGAAGACCTTAAAAATTATGTTGGATCTTTGCAAGTATGactcatttaaattattatttttttctctatttaattttgtgaatatatatacatatatatatatatatatatatatatatatatataaatacatatataatagaatatatatagtttcatcatcattctctttatagtttactatctatttcttgtaaatactttttgtttataatatgatCGTAAGAAAGTTTTCTGGTTTTTTAGCAATACTGTggggaaaataaattaatgcagGCAGAGTATCAAATTACGGATATAACTGGCCTAGGACACGAACAAGTGTTTACTATGTCCTGTACAGTAGGGTCAATAACTGAAGAAGCAACAGGAACTAGAAAAAAGCAAGTCAAACAAAGAGTAGCAAAAAAGATGTTAGAACGTCTCACAAATACTAATCATCCGTCAGTTGCAAACAAAGATGAATCTGGATCTTCTAATCCTTTTAAACACTGTGACGATTTGTCTGGAATAGACAAAGATGTTCTTGACGACTTAAGTTTACAATTACATAATTCTGAACTAAACGAAACCGAATCTCAAgcaagtaagaagaaaaaatttctagatGCAAATATCAAGAGTAACCTAGGACCAATACTTCCAAAGGATGTTAGTGAATTACAAAATCGTCATTTGTTCTTCAAACAGTACGTTTACAATACTGTTTGTAATGATAGCGAGGAAACATTACTTGAAATATTGAATACTGTCAAAGGCTTTAAGAGAAGTTTTATGGATATAGAGGAATATGACATCGTAAGAGTAACTTCTCTGGAACAggagattttaatatatattgaagagaaaatgaaattatccatggaaaaaaagattatacatAGCAAGAATCCATTGCTAAAGATAACTGCTTTTAAAATAAGTACTCCTGTAGCTATAATTCAATTTGGAGCACATAACAGTTCGCTGGTTGCAGGAGCAATAGCTCTAGTTAATATTCTTGACACGATTATAAGATACTTggagtaaatataaatgtctaaTTTCTTACAGTAGTTCTTACAATTTTACGTTCTGACATTtactttttgatattataatatatataggttGATATCACAATTTATACAATCGTAATTGTGTTCGTAATTGTGGTAATAATTGTGACAATAatcgtgatcgtgatcgtgaacgtgatcgtgatcgtgatcgtagtcgtcgtagtcgcaATCGGAATTTTAATCTTCATATTAATCTTAATCGGAGTCAGAATCATGAGCTTTATCCTGATTGTAGTTGTAGTTGTGTGGTAggcgtagtcgtagtcgtgcGCGTGATGGTGATTGTGTTGTGaccgtagtcgtagtcgtagtcgtagtcgtaatcATGATTGATGTCGTAATCGTGTTGTAATTGCAACGTAATCGTAATAGTAATCAAATGTAATGGTAAccctaaaaaagattttatacctTGAGGCTTTACATaatctatgaaattataatcgtataagtatattttataaacttttaaaatccattaaagtgaatttaagacttgaaatatttattataaaagaaaataaaaaataaatgatcaatataaaatgttagacTGTAaacgtacaaatatattttatgtctcgatatttgatataaaatgtaaaattttaatcgtataaatatattttattaccttgACTTTGTTATATGTAAACTAAGAAactgtaaatgtataaatatagtacaAAATCTTGACGTTTTACAAGAACCGAAATTGTAACAACAAAAGGCAAATAAAAATGGCTGTAAAAGTACTTGTCATCGTATTACGTGTATAAAGACAATTCCCTATGCGAAACATGTTATTTTTGGTTTGATAAGTTATTATCCGGGAATATATGAATTAACTCGTATTTCAGTCAAtgcttttcttctaatttctgcATTATtctgcattattatttatttatttgttaaaaaattatttattatattaagttATGAATGAAAGTTTGAAGATATACGTCTTAATCGCTGCTAATTTATTGtgatttgatttaaaatatacagGCTGGTACGCTATTCATGAAAATCGTTCAAACGCGATAATTTCCGCTTTATTTATGATCTATAAATAAGTGTTAAAGGAATTGTGAAATAATGCTGTTCAGTATAAGACAACTACACTTGAGAGTgatttgtaatagaaaaattttggatACATTTATTGctaaattcatttcatttgtTAACTTGGATAAATTATCCATACGCTATattgttttcataatttatatttaaacaataaaattctcaatttctaagcataatataaaaaatatttaatatggatttgaatttttttctttggggaaaaaaaagaggaatcgtcgaaaaaaaaggaagcattGTTCCCAGTTCGATGTATCAAAGTGACCTCTcatctttgtataatttttttttatttttgataacatataatataaaaatattacaaaattactaATGTACgatgaaattatattcgattattgTTGTCTACCCGTAATATTCCACATGATATTGTACTTCTTATGGTTgtgtttatacaataattgacataaataaaaataatctataccgtacaatgaaaatttatgactgcgtacatatttatatactctcCTCTGTTCAaccgatcgaattttaaaaataatttagcatgtattatataacgtattacaagcagaaatattatcaattcgaataaagaaagctttcgtgtatataatatttcaagaaaattgacCTAAATATACCCATAATTCCAcgtattttctaagttcaatAGTAATTGTATTTCCACCATCTTGCTGAATTTCTCCTTCCATGTATGCCTTTTAAAGGGACTTATTACGTCAGCACATTTTACTCATATATACGCTAGTATTTAAAGACAAACGAAAATAACCAACAATCAGTGGACGACAATAagtgaggaaaaaaatgaaatggaaaatatttagcGAGTAACATCGAGAAGTCTTGTTCTTTTGTCCCATGATGTTGAATCTTGTCCTATGTAATgcggtatataatatatatacatgtatatatgtttatatatgtatatatattatatatgtgtatgtatatatatatatatatatatatatatgcttacacacacgcacacatatatatatacatatgcacttaattttttattaatattatgttttcatgtaatataaaataataataataatatttcacttcatatgtatataggtacatgaaaaatcgattgagCAATGCGCAGTAGACAGATCTGCTGGTAACTTTTTTCCCAGGTAGACCATACCTATGGCCCTTTGTTAGAAGTGATCAGCACAACGCCCAACGTACAATACTTGTCAGTCATCTTCTCTTGTTAAGGGCGTGTACTGCatcgtataagaaaaaaattttaagttcctattagttattaaaaacgttaaaacgtTCAAGAAAAAGTTACATTTCTCAATTTCGATAGCACctcattcaattatttttattcagtaaAGATGGTTAAAACGGcaataatgattttacaagAGTTAGGAGTGAAAGAGGGCTTCTTACCAGTTTACACATTGCTTCGTTCAGAAACTGGTAAGCACATAAGTATATTTACTtatgaagtaaaatataaagatttctCAGCAACTGGACAAGCTTTGAGTAAAAAAGATGCGAAGCAGAAAGCAGCTCAGAATATGTTAACATTATTGGAAGACCCAAATGATATTTCCAAGACGAGACCACTATCATCATCAAACGACATTTATCCTGATGCTTCCCCTTCAACATCAGGACAAGCTTTGCTAGATTCAACATTAATGCATGAAGACCTTAAAAATTATGTTGGATCTTTGCAAGTATGACTCCTttgagttattattttttctttatttaatttcgtgaatatatatatatatatatatatatatatatatatatatataaaagtacatatataatagaatatatatactttcatcatcattctctttacagtttactatatattttttgtaaatactttttgtcTATAACATGATCATAAGAAAGTTTTCTGGTTTTTTAGGAATACtgtgtagaaaataaattaacgcaGGCAGAGTATCAAATTACTGATATAACTGGCCTAGCACACGAACAAGTGTTTACCATGTCCTGTACAGTAGGGTCAATAACTGAAGAAGCAACGGGAACTACAAAAAAGCAAGTCAAACAAAGAGTagcaaaaaagatattagaacGTCTCACAAATACTAATGATCCGTCAGTTGCAAACAAAGATGAATGCGGATCTTATAATCCTTTTGAAGACTGTGACAAGTTGTCTGACATAGACAATGATGTTCTTGACAAGTtaagtttaaaaatagataattgtaAACTAAACGAAACCAAATCTCaagcaaataagaaaaaaaaatatctagatGCAAAGGTCAAGAGTTACCTAGgacgaatatttcaaaatgaagTTATTGATTTCGAAAATTATCATTCGTTCTTCAAACAGTACGTTTACAATACTGTTTGCAATGGTAGCGAGGAAAAATTcatggaaatatttaatactgtcAAGAGCTTTAAGACGAATTTTACAGATATAGAGAAATGTGACATCGTAACTTTAACTTCTCTGGAACAGGAGATTTTAACATATAttcaagagaaaatgaaattatccatagaaagaaagattatagGTTCCAATGATCCATCGCTACAGTTAACTGTTTTTAGAATAAATGCTCCTATACCTATAACTCAAATTGGAGCACATAAAGATTCTGTGGTTTCAGGAGCAATAGCTCTAGCTAATATTCTTGACACGATTATAACATTCTTGGAGTAAATGTAAATGTCCAATTTCTTACAGTTGTTCTTACAATTTTACGTTCTGACATTtactttttgatattataatttatatatgtcgaTATCACAATTTATACAATCGTAATTGTGTTCGCAATTGTGATAATAATCGTGACAATAatcgtgatcgtgatcgtagtcgtagtcgtaatcgGGATCTTAATCTTATTCGGAATCTTAATCTTAACCTTAATCTTAATCGGAATCGTAGTCGTGATCGTGATTGTAgttgtagtcgtagtcgtaatccgattcttaatcttaatcttaatcggAATCAGAATCGTGGTCGTTATCGtgatcgtagtcgtagtcgtagtcttgatcgtgatcgtgatcgtgTTGTGATCGTAGTCATAGTCGTACTAGTAATCATGATTGATGTCGTAATCGTTGTTGTAATTGCAACGTAATCGTAATAGTAATCAAATGTAATGGTAAccctaaaaaagattttatacctTGAGGCTTTACATaatctatgaaattataatcgtataagtatattttataaacttttaaaatccattaaagtgaatttaagacttgaaatatttattataaaagaaaataaaaaataaatgatcaatataaaatgtCAGACTGTAagcgtacaaatatattttatatctcgatatttgatataaaatgtaaaattttaatcgtataaatatattttattaccttgACTTTGTTATATGTAAACTAAGAAactgtaaatgtataaatatagtacaAAATCTTGACGTTTTACAAGAACCGAAATTGTAACAACAAAAGGCAAATAAAAATGGCTGTAAAAGTACTTGTCATCGTGTTAcgtgtataaagaaaattccctATTCGAAACATGTTATTTTTGGTTTGAAAAGTTATTAGGCgggaatatatgaatttacccGTATTTCAGTCAAtgcttttcttctaatttctgcATTATTCtctgcattattatttatttgtttattaaaaaattacttatttattacattaaaaaattaattatttattttattaaaaagttatgaatGAAAGTTTGAAGATATACGTCTTAATCGCTGCCAATTTATTGTCaattgatttgaaatataCAGGAAGGGACGCTATTCATGAAAATCGTTCAAACGCGATAATTTCCGCTTTATTTATAACCTATAAATAAGTGTTAAAGGAATTGTGAAATAATGCTGTTCAGTATAAGACAACTACACTTGAGAGTgatttgtaatagaaaaattttggatACATTTATTGCTAAACCTACAACAGATctacaaagaaaatgtaagtataCTAGATGGGAACATCGTAAACCAATTGCAATagtgaataaaaatgagttGTTTGATGATCAAAATGTGACTGATACAAAGATATTACAGAGAAAACGACAGAGTATCATGgtcagaaaaattaaatcacaaaaaaaagtttctccaAATGAAGAAACTCTTTTAGATAAGGAAAGTGAtaagatcaataataaaaacggatGGAGCAATCGTATCATCAAactcaaagaaaatgatagtaTTACTAGGTcagtatacaatatacaatatcataatatcttaataataaaatgatatacaaatatatcttttttctaggtctttaatgataaatgtaaagtctcgtaagaaacgaaagaagaacgatcagATTCTTCTAGAGGGCTATAGACTAGTCAAACATGGGACAGAAGTTGGAGTAAAACCCAaagctatttttctttttccagatcatctgacattatttatttaactttgtacgaagatgttaaattatttcagattccatataaaacaatacaatTGTGGAGTAATTTAGCAACTTCTCCTGGAATTATAGGTAGGTTTATATTACTATCTAATTAAGTGTCATACATGTAATGTCATATAATTACTACACGCACATTAACTAtgcgtaaaattatatttattatgtgcaAAATTACACAACAagcaaaagaataattatgattttcttttcacctAATCATTATGGAAGCGCTGGAttaagaagatttaaaaatgcaaggaCAGAATGTATCAGATGGACTAGCACCGAATCTGTGTCATTTGCAAAAGCCATGAGTAAAGATGGATGTACGGatgaaaaacaatgaaaagagaTGATGTTTACAGCcataaacgaacaaaacgaCTGCAACCGAGGTCATTATTAGATATCAgatgaatatatcgattagtgaaagattatttcaaactACTCGATGCTTTAATGAAGTCttctattaacaaattatttaaagatataaaatttatttttctgctCAGCCTTCATTTGGACAAGGTGTCGATAGGCACTTATTTGGTTTAAAAATGATAGCTTCTATCGAATCAATGTGTCTTCCAGAATTGTATAAGGATGttgcatatattaaaagtacatACTATGATTTAACAACGAGTcaagtaagaaataaacataGTTATTCCGAATAAACATGTTTACAATTGTGGATACAAGTTTTGATGTAATTCTCTAATCAACAGGTACCTCATAAAACATCGTCATTTATGTGTTACGGTCCGGTTGTACCAGAAGGTTACGGTTGTTGTTATAATCCTCGAGAGAacgatattctctttcgttgctCTCCCTTCAAATCCAGTACAAAAGCAGACGCAACACAATTTGCCAACactttaaaagaaactttgtgtCGGATGAGAAACTTATGTAATGTttgattatattgatatactatgtaatagtataaatatataattatttcatttgttaactTGGATAGATTATCCATACGCTATattgttttcataatttatatttaaacaataaaattctcaatttctaagcataatataaaaaatatttaatatctatttgaatttttttctttgggggaaaaaaaaaggaggaatcgtcgaaaaaaaaaggaagcaatgTTCCCAGCGCGATTTATCAAAGTGACCTCTcatctttgtataattttttttttatttttgataacatacaatataaaatattacaaaattaactaAGTtgtgatgaaaatatatatattctattattgttGTCTACCCGTAATATTCCACATGATATTGTACTTCTTATGGTTgtgtttatacaataat
This genomic interval from Vespula vulgaris unplaced genomic scaffold, iyVesVulg1.1, whole genome shotgun sequence contains the following:
- the LOC127072477 gene encoding RISC-loading complex subunit tarbp2-like; the encoded protein is MGKTAIMVLQELGMKEGFLPVYTLLRAETGKHINIFTYEVKYKDFSVTGQALNKKDAKQKAAQNMLTLLEDPNDISKTKPLSSSNDIYPDTSPSTSRQALLDSTLMHEDLKNYVGSLQQYCGENKLMQAEYQITDITGLGHEQVFTMSCTVGSITEEATGTRKKQVKQRVAKKMLERLTNTNHPSVANKDESGSSNPFKHCDDLSGIDKDVLDDLSLQLHNSELNETESQASKKKKFLDANIKSNLGPILPKDVSELQNRHLFFKQYVYNTVCNDSEETLLEILNTVKGFKRSFMDIEEYDIVRVTSLEQEILIYIEEKMKLSMEKKIIHSKNPLLKITAFKISTPVAIIQFGAHNSSLVAGAIALVNILDTIIRYLE
- the LOC127072478 gene encoding RISC-loading complex subunit tarbp2-like, which translates into the protein MGKTAIMILQELGMKEGFLPVYTLLSSQTGKQINVFTFKVQYKEFSATGQALNKKDAKQKAAQNMLTLLEDPNDISKTKPLSSSNDIYPDTSPSTSRQALLDSTLMHEDLKNYVGSLQKYCVENKLTQAEYQITDITGLAHEQLFTMSCTVGSVTEEATGTTKKQVKQRVSKKILERLTNTNNPSIANKDEFGSYNPFEDCDELSDIDNDVFDELSLKVENCKLNETEAQANKKKKFPDANVKSYRGQILRNEVIDFQNYHSFFKQYVYHTVCNRSEEKFMEIFNTVKSFKTNFTDIEKCDIVTLTSLEQEILTYIEEKIKLSIEKKIIGSKDPSLQLTVFRINAPLPITQIGAHNNSLVAGAIALANILDTIITFLE